In Acidobacteriota bacterium, one genomic interval encodes:
- the hisH gene encoding imidazole glycerol phosphate synthase subunit HisH: MKIAIIDYDIGNLRSVEKAFTSQGIPAAITKDEQVIRAADKLVLLGVGAFGYAMDSLRKYGFDKLILEAAGAGKPIIGLCVGLQMLFDEGYEFGVHKGLGLLPGKVIKFPDGVRVPHVGWNQVEYRNSAAQRPFQAALLRGLPDQSFYYFVHSYYVEPVDETCVLGLTDYGLRYASICGRDSVVGVQFHPEKSQAAGLQLLRNFAEF; encoded by the coding sequence ATGAAAATCGCCATCATTGATTACGACATCGGCAATTTGCGCAGCGTCGAAAAAGCTTTCACTTCACAAGGCATTCCCGCCGCCATTACCAAAGACGAACAAGTCATTCGCGCCGCCGACAAACTCGTGCTGCTGGGCGTCGGCGCGTTTGGCTACGCGATGGACAGCTTGCGCAAGTACGGCTTCGATAAACTGATTCTTGAAGCCGCCGGTGCGGGCAAACCGATCATCGGCTTGTGTGTGGGGCTGCAAATGCTCTTTGACGAAGGGTATGAATTCGGCGTGCATAAAGGCCTGGGGCTGTTGCCGGGCAAGGTCATTAAGTTCCCTGACGGTGTGCGCGTGCCGCACGTCGGCTGGAATCAGGTCGAATACCGCAACAGCGCAGCGCAGCGGCCTTTTCAAGCGGCACTCTTGCGCGGCTTGCCGGATCAATCGTTCTATTATTTTGTGCATTCCTATTATGTCGAACCGGTGGATGAGACCTGTGTGCTGGGCCTAACCGATTACGGCTTGCGCTATGCCTCGATCTGCGGACGCGACAGCGTCGTCGGCGTGCAGTTTCATCCGGAAAAGAGCCAGGCGGCCGGCTTACAGCTTCTGCGAAACTTTGCTGAGTTCTGA
- a CDS encoding carboxypeptidase regulatory-like domain-containing protein: protein MHKETCFRKFGTALLLALALTVTAFAQTSASLSGTVHDAQGNAVRAAKVMLTNTAGTTQLDTTTNHEGFYTFPVIQPGNYTVTIEASGFKKSVKSGLVVNASDKQSAGITALEVGDISNTVEVTADAAQLLIKTESGEQSTAINNQQLQNLAINGRNYLDLLKLTPGVVVTTSFATSSPGGLGNIDINGTRTGKNNLTIDGTTNVDTGSNGTQHIALSLDNIAEFKLLTSNFQAEYGRSGGGAIQIVTKSGTSQFHGTGYYFHRHEQFNANSFFNNANGRIGDPNTGIERNPRNFYRYNQQGYNIGGPVWAPKIGSKYLKERLFFFFSQEYQQQLVPQAARQSRVPTALEAAGDFSQTKDGNGVAIVIRDPVTGLPFDGNKIPAARINANGTKILNLFRRFENTPLGGADNGFRYNHNSQLSVSYPRHENSIRLDYNVTDNTKAYVRYTRDADQQIMPYGLGWTGGSNNIPFDNLVFKQAPAWNSTLNVTSALSPTLTNEFIFGASQNNLTLDPTVANAASYSGIGFNFALPFAGYPANQWFNIGFGGITNNTFAGVAGYSQYPYKNSNTTFDIYDNVSKVVGTHTMKAGFYYQRSRKDQAAGDSANIQFSHNTNNPNNTGHPYANALLGEFNTFNQPNIGVFQGQYRSTNIEWYAQDNWKVNSRLTLDYGMRFSLIYPQYDKRAQEYYFVQSKYDPAKAVRLYRQTCVNVNAFALGGCSGTNLKAYDPGPTNNVSPLQAAQNTALQLPSYLINRIVPGSGDPFNGMQGQQQGNFPGGIKSRGVQYGPVLGFAYDVFGTKKTVVRGGYRWGYDRVQGNELSFAAVGQPPKFFNPTFNFGNLSTVGQNTGAIALGTTGVISADQEGFVPSVQSFSLGVQQDIGWNTVLSVTYVGTLSRHQQELLNLNYSPYGELFTKAAQDPSKFAGGVVPDEEPGLAQVYKDAGLKFSGTYALAADFLKKYPGYTTVGLRTFGGSSNYHSMQTTLSKRLGNSVNLGMAYTWSRAMGTANTYSDFINPVCSRCVNYQPLSFDRKHLMVINYDWRVPGLKSANWAVKGVTNGWQITGITQFISGSPTRPGIGIPNVNLNQRINGSWTEGIGPLFSGDVKRSSDINNAFNWQNVRLPSVAEALQLKGAYPVGYLRNPGINVTDLSVFKNFGLGKDSERRIQLRLEAFNVFNHAQFSGFNSGVNFNIATNFSDFLQKQKADAAYVQNVRGGTLSGNPRLGNGLGEYNGLSGTVSGNRIVQLAVKIYF, encoded by the coding sequence ATGCATAAAGAAACGTGCTTTAGGAAGTTCGGCACGGCCTTGCTCCTGGCGCTGGCGTTAACAGTCACCGCCTTTGCGCAGACCAGCGCCAGCTTGAGTGGCACCGTGCATGACGCGCAGGGGAATGCGGTCAGAGCTGCGAAAGTCATGCTCACGAACACAGCGGGTACCACCCAACTCGACACCACCACCAACCACGAAGGGTTTTATACCTTCCCGGTCATTCAACCAGGCAATTACACGGTGACGATTGAGGCCTCTGGCTTCAAGAAGTCCGTTAAATCGGGCCTCGTCGTCAATGCCTCGGACAAACAATCCGCCGGTATCACCGCGCTGGAAGTCGGCGACATTTCCAACACTGTCGAAGTCACCGCTGACGCCGCCCAACTTCTGATCAAAACAGAATCGGGCGAACAAAGCACGGCGATCAACAATCAACAGTTGCAGAACCTCGCGATCAACGGGCGCAATTACCTCGACCTGCTCAAACTCACACCGGGCGTAGTTGTCACCACCAGTTTCGCCACTTCTAGCCCAGGCGGGTTGGGCAACATTGACATCAACGGCACGCGCACGGGCAAAAACAACCTGACGATTGACGGCACCACCAACGTGGACACCGGCTCGAACGGCACCCAGCACATCGCGCTCTCGCTCGACAACATCGCCGAGTTCAAGCTGCTGACCTCGAACTTCCAGGCCGAATACGGGCGTTCGGGCGGCGGCGCGATACAGATCGTGACCAAGAGCGGCACCAGCCAATTCCACGGCACGGGCTACTACTTCCACCGGCACGAACAATTTAATGCCAACAGCTTTTTCAACAATGCCAACGGGCGCATCGGCGATCCGAACACGGGCATTGAGCGTAACCCGCGCAATTTCTATCGCTACAATCAGCAGGGCTACAACATCGGCGGCCCGGTTTGGGCGCCGAAGATTGGCAGCAAGTACCTGAAAGAGCGCCTCTTCTTTTTCTTCTCGCAGGAATATCAACAACAACTCGTACCGCAGGCTGCCCGGCAGTCGCGCGTACCGACGGCGCTGGAAGCCGCAGGCGATTTCAGCCAAACCAAAGATGGCAACGGCGTCGCGATCGTCATCAGAGACCCGGTGACGGGCCTGCCTTTCGATGGCAATAAAATCCCAGCCGCACGCATCAACGCGAATGGCACCAAGATTCTCAATCTCTTCCGCCGCTTCGAGAACACGCCGCTGGGCGGCGCGGATAATGGCTTCCGTTACAACCACAATTCGCAATTGAGCGTCAGCTATCCGCGGCACGAAAACAGCATCCGGCTCGATTACAATGTCACGGACAACACCAAAGCTTATGTCCGCTACACGCGCGATGCCGACCAACAGATCATGCCTTATGGCTTGGGCTGGACGGGCGGCAGCAACAACATTCCGTTCGACAACCTGGTCTTCAAACAGGCGCCCGCCTGGAACAGCACGCTCAACGTCACGTCGGCGCTCTCACCGACCTTGACCAATGAGTTCATCTTCGGCGCGAGCCAAAATAACCTGACGCTTGATCCGACGGTGGCAAATGCCGCGAGCTATTCAGGCATCGGCTTCAATTTTGCGCTGCCATTCGCGGGCTACCCGGCGAATCAGTGGTTCAACATCGGCTTCGGCGGGATTACTAACAACACCTTCGCCGGCGTCGCGGGGTACAGCCAGTATCCTTACAAAAACTCCAACACGACCTTCGACATTTATGACAATGTCAGCAAGGTGGTTGGCACGCATACGATGAAGGCCGGTTTCTATTACCAGCGCAGCCGCAAGGATCAGGCGGCGGGCGATTCCGCCAACATCCAGTTCAGTCACAATACGAACAACCCGAACAACACCGGGCATCCTTATGCCAACGCGCTGCTCGGCGAGTTCAACACCTTCAATCAGCCGAACATCGGCGTCTTCCAGGGACAGTATCGTTCGACCAATATCGAGTGGTATGCGCAAGACAACTGGAAGGTCAACAGCCGGCTGACGTTGGATTACGGGATGCGCTTCTCGTTGATCTACCCGCAATACGACAAACGCGCGCAGGAATACTACTTCGTGCAAAGCAAGTACGACCCGGCCAAAGCCGTGCGGCTCTACCGGCAGACTTGCGTCAACGTCAACGCCTTCGCTTTGGGCGGCTGTTCAGGCACCAACCTGAAAGCCTACGATCCCGGCCCGACCAACAACGTCTCTCCGTTGCAGGCGGCCCAGAATACGGCGCTGCAATTGCCAAGTTACTTGATCAATCGCATCGTGCCCGGCTCGGGCGACCCCTTCAACGGGATGCAAGGCCAGCAACAAGGCAACTTCCCTGGCGGCATCAAGAGCCGTGGCGTGCAATACGGTCCGGTCTTGGGCTTTGCCTACGACGTTTTCGGCACCAAGAAGACGGTCGTGCGCGGCGGGTACCGTTGGGGCTATGACCGCGTGCAGGGCAACGAACTGTCCTTCGCCGCCGTCGGCCAACCGCCGAAATTCTTCAACCCGACGTTCAATTTCGGCAATCTTTCCACTGTGGGTCAGAACACCGGCGCCATCGCGCTCGGCACGACCGGCGTGATTTCCGCCGATCAGGAAGGCTTTGTTCCCAGCGTGCAGAGCTTCAGTCTCGGTGTACAGCAGGACATTGGCTGGAACACCGTGTTGAGCGTTACCTATGTTGGCACTCTCTCGCGCCATCAGCAGGAATTGCTCAACCTCAATTACAGCCCCTACGGCGAACTCTTCACCAAAGCGGCACAAGACCCGTCGAAATTCGCGGGCGGCGTGGTGCCGGATGAAGAACCCGGGCTGGCGCAGGTTTACAAAGATGCCGGTTTGAAGTTCTCTGGCACCTATGCGCTGGCGGCGGACTTCCTGAAGAAGTACCCGGGCTATACCACCGTCGGTCTGCGCACCTTCGGTGGTTCGTCAAACTACCACTCAATGCAAACGACGTTGAGCAAGCGGCTCGGCAATTCGGTGAATTTGGGCATGGCTTATACCTGGTCGAGGGCTATGGGCACAGCCAATACTTACTCCGACTTCATCAACCCGGTTTGCTCGCGCTGCGTGAACTATCAGCCGCTGAGCTTTGACCGCAAGCACCTGATGGTCATCAACTATGACTGGCGGGTGCCCGGCTTGAAGAGCGCGAACTGGGCCGTCAAGGGTGTAACCAATGGCTGGCAGATCACCGGCATCACGCAATTCATTTCCGGCTCGCCGACGCGGCCCGGCATCGGCATTCCGAACGTCAACCTCAATCAACGCATTAATGGCTCCTGGACGGAAGGCATTGGCCCGCTCTTTAGCGGCGATGTCAAACGTTCCTCGGACATCAATAATGCCTTCAATTGGCAAAACGTCCGGCTGCCGAGCGTGGCCGAGGCCTTGCAACTCAAAGGCGCTTATCCGGTCGGTTACTTGAGGAATCCCGGTATCAACGTGACGGATCTCTCCGTCTTCAAGAACTTCGGGCTGGGCAAGGACAGCGAGCGCCGCATCCAACTCCGGCTGGAAGCGTTCAACGTCTTCAACCACGCGCAGTTCAGCGGCTTCAACAGCGGTGTGAACTTCAATATCGCCACGAATTTCTCGGACTTCCTGCAAAAGCAAAAAGCGGATGCAGCATACGTCCAGAACGTGCGCGGCGGCACGCTCAGTGGCAATCCACGCCTGGGTAACGGCCTGGGCGAATACAATGGCCTGAGCGGAACCGTGTCGGGCAATCGCATCGTTCAGCTTGCGGTGAAGATTTACTTCTAA
- a CDS encoding tetratricopeptide repeat protein has translation MANGRFWLVLLRCLALLCLAASSVQAQLGTVGGPGFIVFGRVYLPDGKPASRVKVYLEMSNGLNRYIPSDDGGNYEFRGVAAGRYKVKAVNPDAAEQYSDVAESDSTRAYSNRVQIDVYLRLPLHKGAPDAKPGTISVAEAAQNIPKAARQAFEQGLKLQKENKPDKALIQFNQAIQEYPEYFQALTERGNLRMARNQLAEAAADFARALELNPKYAAALRGLGYCQLQQKQFEAAVANLENAYALAPDVALTLMLLGYANLSLNRYEPAQQCLQEALRLDAASAARAYVYLGEIYAHEQKFKEAADAINAYLKLKPDAADAARLKEREAQWRARGKSQD, from the coding sequence ATGGCAAACGGACGATTCTGGCTGGTGCTATTGCGCTGTCTCGCGTTGCTGTGTCTGGCGGCGAGCAGCGTGCAGGCACAATTGGGAACCGTGGGCGGGCCGGGCTTCATCGTGTTTGGCCGCGTCTATCTGCCCGATGGCAAACCGGCCTCGCGCGTGAAGGTTTATCTGGAAATGTCCAATGGGCTGAACCGGTATATTCCCAGTGATGACGGCGGCAACTATGAATTTCGCGGCGTCGCGGCCGGGCGTTACAAGGTGAAAGCCGTCAACCCTGACGCGGCCGAGCAATACAGCGACGTGGCCGAATCCGATTCGACGCGCGCCTATTCCAATCGCGTGCAGATTGATGTTTACCTGCGGCTGCCACTGCACAAAGGCGCGCCTGATGCCAAACCCGGCACCATCAGCGTCGCCGAAGCCGCGCAAAACATCCCCAAAGCGGCACGCCAGGCCTTTGAGCAGGGCCTCAAGCTGCAAAAGGAAAACAAGCCGGACAAGGCGCTCATCCAATTCAACCAAGCCATTCAAGAATACCCCGAATACTTTCAGGCGCTGACCGAACGCGGCAACCTGCGCATGGCGCGCAACCAATTGGCCGAAGCCGCCGCTGATTTTGCGCGTGCGCTGGAACTCAACCCCAAATACGCGGCGGCGTTGCGCGGCTTGGGCTATTGCCAGCTTCAGCAAAAACAGTTTGAAGCGGCGGTCGCCAATCTCGAAAACGCCTACGCGCTGGCCCCCGACGTGGCGCTGACCCTGATGCTGCTGGGTTATGCCAACCTCTCGCTCAACCGTTACGAACCGGCCCAGCAATGTTTGCAAGAGGCGTTGCGCCTGGACGCGGCGAGCGCCGCCCGCGCCTATGTGTACCTCGGCGAAATCTACGCGCACGAACAGAAATTCAAGGAAGCCGCCGACGCCATCAATGCCTATTTGAAATTGAAACCGGACGCCGCCGATGCCGCGCGGTTAAAAGAGCGGGAAGCGCAGTGGCGCGCACGGGGCAAGAGCCAAGACTGA
- a CDS encoding PIN domain-containing protein, whose amino-acid sequence MNVWPSSGARVFPDSNVLIEGLFAPWSVSRALLILARAQAFRLVLSPYVEMEVERALPKRLGHDAVEGTRLIDDYALALRLLAPERAASATREEIETHRSLIRHMNDVPVLVTAIKAQPDWLVTANVEHFSPEVARRTGLKIVTPYQFLQMFKLNPGT is encoded by the coding sequence GTGAACGTCTGGCCCAGCAGCGGCGCGCGCGTCTTCCCCGATTCCAATGTGCTGATCGAAGGTTTATTTGCGCCCTGGAGCGTGTCACGCGCGCTCTTGATTCTGGCGCGAGCGCAAGCCTTCCGGCTGGTGCTGTCACCTTATGTTGAAATGGAAGTTGAGCGCGCGCTCCCCAAACGGCTGGGACACGATGCAGTAGAAGGGACGCGCTTGATTGACGATTATGCGCTGGCGTTGCGACTGCTCGCCCCCGAACGCGCCGCGAGTGCGACACGCGAGGAAATCGAAACGCACCGCTCGTTGATTCGGCATATGAACGATGTGCCTGTGCTGGTCACGGCCATCAAAGCGCAACCTGACTGGCTAGTCACCGCCAACGTCGAACATTTCTCGCCGGAAGTTGCCAGACGCACAGGGTTGAAGATCGTCACGCCTTATCAGTTCCTACAGATGTTCAAGCTGAATCCAGGTACATAA
- a CDS encoding tetratricopeptide repeat protein: MFQYLLLAIVITFCHAQQASDPAAQFQAAVALQQQGQLDEAAAAYRALLKRKPDYAEAHANLGVVLARLGQYQEAIHAYEAAYKLAPQLTPILLNLGIAHYRAGQFAAACAVLPKFLEKQPNSWQARQLYGLSLAALGREEEALTQLEPTLDAAPPDAAVLYTAGLAYLRLGRAGFRATLERLAAFPAGAPALHLLQGHAFLRDQEFEQALEELRAAEKLNPELPRLYYALGTAHAQLAQHREAAAAFENQLRRTPEDATTMYALAVALEAVGNLSAAQQYVTAALKLDPQNAAANGLLGKILFKQGKAAEAVKLVELGVKGRPTDQELRYQLARIYQQLGRKEDAAREFAAVQKLKAEQLKQDRANTPKP, from the coding sequence ATGTTTCAATACCTACTACTCGCCATCGTCATTACGTTCTGCCACGCACAACAGGCATCTGACCCGGCAGCACAATTCCAAGCTGCCGTCGCCCTGCAACAACAAGGCCAGCTCGACGAAGCCGCCGCCGCCTATCGCGCGCTGCTCAAACGAAAACCTGATTACGCCGAAGCCCACGCCAACCTGGGCGTCGTGCTCGCGCGGCTGGGCCAATACCAAGAAGCTATTCACGCCTACGAAGCGGCTTACAAACTCGCGCCGCAATTGACGCCGATCCTGCTCAATCTGGGCATCGCGCATTATCGCGCGGGCCAATTCGCCGCAGCCTGCGCCGTCTTGCCGAAGTTTTTAGAGAAACAGCCGAACTCGTGGCAGGCGCGCCAGCTTTACGGGCTATCACTCGCCGCGCTGGGCCGCGAAGAAGAAGCATTGACCCAATTGGAACCGACGCTGGACGCCGCGCCGCCCGACGCCGCCGTGTTGTATACGGCCGGGCTGGCCTATTTGCGTTTGGGCCGCGCCGGGTTTCGCGCGACGCTCGAACGGCTGGCGGCTTTCCCGGCGGGCGCACCGGCCTTGCACTTGTTACAGGGCCACGCCTTTTTGCGCGATCAGGAATTTGAACAGGCGCTGGAAGAGTTGCGGGCGGCGGAAAAGCTCAATCCCGAATTGCCCCGGCTCTATTACGCGCTGGGCACGGCGCACGCGCAATTGGCGCAACACCGCGAAGCCGCCGCCGCCTTTGAAAACCAATTGCGCCGCACGCCGGAGGACGCCACGACAATGTATGCGCTGGCCGTGGCGTTAGAGGCCGTAGGCAATTTGAGCGCGGCGCAACAATACGTCACCGCCGCGCTCAAACTCGATCCGCAAAACGCCGCAGCCAACGGCTTGCTGGGCAAGATTCTTTTCAAACAGGGGAAAGCCGCCGAGGCCGTGAAGCTGGTGGAGCTTGGTGTGAAAGGCCGTCCCACCGATCAGGAATTGCGCTATCAGTTGGCGCGCATCTATCAGCAACTTGGGCGGAAGGAAGACGCCGCGCGCGAATTTGCCGCTGTGCAAAAGCTAAAAGCTGAACAATTGAAACAAGACCGGGCGAACACGCCAAAGCCTTAG
- a CDS encoding CRTAC1 family protein, with translation MGGGAAMFDYDGDGKLDLYLTNSYSVEAALANKPRPPAALYRNLGNGKFEDVAVKAGVADPGWAMGVSVADYDNDGFDDLYVTCFGPNKLYRNLGNGKFEDVTAKAGVGDARFSTGAAWGDYDRDGDLDLFVANYVDFKLTDLPQFGKGELCRFRNIAVQCGPRGLPGAGDALYRNNGDGTFTDVSKAAKVEDANGYYGLGVVWTDFDDDGWPDIYVANDATPNYAYRNNHNGTFTEMGLALGVAVDDNGVEQGSMGISIGDYDRDGRLDLFVTNFAEQYNTLYHKQADGAFSDVSRVSKTAEVSLPYVGWGVKFFDADLDGWLDLLVVNGHVYPQIEGAYPGGQYRQRKLFYRNLRNGTFADASNEVGAALQERRASRGAAFGDYDEDGDIDILVNDLDGPPMLLRNDFVETNGAQTGHWLKLKLTGTKSNRNAVGARVEVKAGGLTQVDEVRAGDSYLSHSDWRLHFGLGKANVIDEIVVRWPNGKVEKLTKVAANRVVKVIEK, from the coding sequence ATGGGCGGCGGTGCGGCGATGTTTGATTATGACGGCGACGGCAAACTCGATCTTTACCTGACCAACTCCTATTCCGTCGAAGCCGCCTTAGCCAACAAGCCGCGTCCACCTGCCGCGCTGTACCGCAATCTGGGCAATGGCAAGTTTGAAGACGTCGCCGTCAAAGCGGGCGTCGCTGATCCCGGTTGGGCGATGGGTGTGAGCGTGGCCGATTATGACAACGATGGCTTTGACGATTTGTATGTCACCTGCTTCGGGCCGAACAAGCTCTATCGCAATTTGGGCAACGGCAAGTTTGAAGACGTGACGGCCAAGGCGGGCGTGGGCGATGCGCGTTTTTCGACCGGCGCGGCGTGGGGCGATTACGACCGCGATGGCGACCTTGATTTGTTCGTGGCGAATTATGTGGACTTCAAACTGACTGACCTGCCGCAATTCGGCAAGGGCGAGTTGTGCCGCTTTCGCAACATCGCCGTGCAATGCGGGCCGCGCGGCTTGCCGGGCGCGGGCGATGCACTCTATCGCAACAATGGTGATGGGACGTTCACTGATGTGAGCAAGGCCGCGAAGGTTGAAGACGCGAATGGCTATTACGGCTTGGGTGTGGTGTGGACGGATTTCGATGACGACGGCTGGCCGGATATTTACGTGGCGAATGACGCGACGCCTAATTATGCCTATCGCAACAATCACAACGGCACCTTCACTGAAATGGGTTTGGCCCTCGGTGTGGCGGTGGATGACAACGGCGTGGAGCAGGGCAGTATGGGCATTTCAATTGGCGATTATGACCGCGACGGGCGGCTGGATTTGTTCGTGACCAACTTTGCCGAACAGTACAACACGCTCTATCACAAACAGGCCGATGGTGCGTTTAGCGATGTGTCGCGCGTGAGCAAGACGGCGGAAGTCAGCTTGCCTTACGTCGGTTGGGGCGTGAAGTTTTTTGACGCCGACCTCGATGGCTGGCTCGATTTGTTGGTCGTCAACGGCCACGTTTATCCGCAGATCGAAGGCGCGTATCCAGGTGGACAATACCGCCAACGCAAGCTGTTCTATCGCAATTTGCGCAACGGCACCTTCGCCGATGCCTCGAATGAAGTTGGCGCTGCCTTGCAAGAGCGGCGGGCGTCGCGCGGCGCGGCCTTTGGCGATTACGATGAAGACGGCGACATAGATATTTTGGTCAACGATCTGGACGGCCCGCCGATGCTGTTGCGCAACGATTTTGTCGAAACGAATGGCGCACAGACCGGGCATTGGTTGAAGCTGAAATTGACCGGCACGAAATCCAATCGCAATGCTGTCGGCGCGCGTGTCGAAGTCAAAGCGGGCGGCCTGACGCAAGTGGACGAAGTGCGCGCGGGCGACAGTTATCTTTCACATTCGGATTGGCGGCTGCATTTCGGCTTGGGGAAAGCGAATGTGATTGATGAGATTGTCGTGCGTTGGCCGAACGGTAAGGTCGAGAAGCTGACGAAGGTAGCCGCGAATCGCGTGGTTAAGGTGATTGAGAAGTAG